The genomic region TGAAGCCCATGGATTTCAGCATATCCATCAGATCGGGCAGTTTATCCGGCCCGTCCAATCCTTCCGGCGTCTCCCGGATGCCGTCGAAATCCGAGCCTATGGCCAGGATATCGGTCCCGGCCAACTCTTTGATATACTCGAACTGGTCGGCCACGCTTTCGATGGAGACCGGCTTATGTTTGCTTCCCAAAAAGGCCGGGCAGAAATTAATGCCGATCAATCCCTTTTTATCAGACACTGCTTTGATCTGCCTATCCGAGGCATTTCTGAAATGCCCATTGAGAAATTTCACACAGGAATGGGACAGCAGGGGAGATTGCCGGCTGGTCTCAAGCACGTCCCAAAAGGTCTTCTCTGAGGAATGGGAGAGGTCGATATGCATGCCCAACTTATCGGCTCGGGCGATGAGTTTGCGTCCCAGCGGGGTGAGGCCCTTATCTATCCCGGTCTTATGGACGCTGTAGGCCGAAGTGGCGAAGGAGTTGGAATTGTTCCAAGTGAGGGTCAGTATTCTTACTCCTTGGCCATAAAGTGAATCCAGCCGGGAGATATCGCCGTCCAGCACGTGCCCGCCCTCCACGGCCAGCAGAATCCCGATCTTGTTTCCTTTACGGCATTCCTGCCAGCTCCTCTTGTCGCTGACCAGCATCAGCTCAGCGGGATGATCTGATATCTCTTTTTTTACGGCAGCTATCAACTGCCGGGCCCGATCCCAGGCCTTACGGTGGCGGTATTTG from Candidatus Edwardsbacteria bacterium harbors:
- a CDS encoding dipeptidase, which codes for MPKTTICDLHCDTAINLADGKAIGGQKAKSHITLEKLKAGGVGLQVYACWVSPKYRHRKAWDRARQLIAAVKKEISDHPAELMLVSDKRSWQECRKGNKIGILLAVEGGHVLDGDISRLDSLYGQGVRILTLTWNNSNSFATSAYSVHKTGIDKGLTPLGRKLIARADKLGMHIDLSHSSEKTFWDVLETSRQSPLLSHSCVKFLNGHFRNASDRQIKAVSDKKGLIGINFCPAFLGSKHKPVSIESVADQFEYIKELAGTDILAIGSDFDGIRETPEGLDGPDKLPDLMDMLKSMGFSKKELDDIILNNAIRYFGWQ